A single genomic interval of Hoplias malabaricus isolate fHopMal1 chromosome 7, fHopMal1.hap1, whole genome shotgun sequence harbors:
- the LOC136701612 gene encoding zinc finger protein 850-like isoform X3 yields the protein MWKSEEIKCENTECGTGISPETTTTLHSDASPGKTEKTTDKQRTYDCSLCGKSFNQKSNLRTHHHIHTGEKPYQCSECGKSFIQQSNFQRHQRIHTGEKPYSCSECGKSFSRHRSLKEHRSIHTGEKPYQCSECGKSFHVPSHLLMHKNIHTGEKPYYCSECGKSFNSLSSVQRHNLTHTGEKPHQCSECGKSFTDLRTLKSHRRTHTGEKPYSCSECWKSFSQHSSLKQHQRTHTGEKPYQCSECGKGFHRRSHLQEHQRIHTGEKTFQCSECGKSFNRQSHLQKHQRTHTGEKPYQCSECGKSFTVLSTLKCHQRTHTGEKPYSCSECGKSFSLRKSLKQHQRTHTGEKPYHCSMCGKSFNILSNVQRHHRIHTGEKHYSCSECGKSFSEHSSLKQHQRTHTGEKPHQCSECGQSFTEQSSLKKHQRIHTGEKPYRCLECGKCFIKQDNLQVHQRIHTGEKPYRCLECGKCFNQQSHLYSHHRIHTGEKRYSCSECGKKFKQNCSLKEHQRTHTGEKPYSCSECGKSFSQNRHLKYHQHTHTGERPYSCSDCGKSFVRLKNLQIHQRIHTGEKPYYCSDCGKSFNRLYHLQRHHLTHTGESPYQCSECGMIFTEQRKLNKHQCLHPEQKRDICSECGITFSHLESKMHKCIKNEVEACCC from the exons ATGTGGAAATCAGAGGAAattaaatgtgaaaatacaGAGTGTGGAACCGGCATTTCTCCAGAAACAACCACTACTCTCCACAGTGATGCATCTCctggaaaaacagagaaaactacAGACAAACAAAGAACATACGACTGCTCGctgtgtggaaagagttttaatCAAAAGAGTAATCTccgaacacaccatcacattcacacaggagagaaaccgtatcagtgctcagagtgtggaaagagttttattcAGCAGAGTAATTTTCagagacaccagcgcattcacacaggagagaaaccttattcctgttcagagtgtgggaaaagtttttCTCGACACAGGTCTCTAAAAGAACACCGgagcattcacacaggagagaaaccgtatcagtgctcagagtgtggcaagaGTTTTCATGTACCAAGTCATCTCCTAATGCACAAgaacattcacacaggagagaaaccatattactgctctgagtgtgggaaaagtttCAACAGTCTGTCTAGTGTTCAAAGACACAATCtcactcacacaggagagaaaccacatcagtgctcagagtgtggaaagagttttactgaTTTGAGGACTCTAAAAAGTCACCGGCgcactcacacaggagaaaaaccttattcctgttcagagtgttgGAAGAGTTTTTCTCAGCACAGTTCTCTAAAGCAACACCAGCgcactcacacaggagaaaaaccgtatcagtgctcagagtgtggaaagGGTTTTCACAGACGGAGTCATCTCCaagaacaccagcgcattcacacaggagaaaaaacatttcagtgctcagagtgtggaaaaAGTTTTAATAGACAGTCTCATCTCCAAAAGCACCAGCgcactcacacaggagagaaaccgtatcagtgctcggagtgtgggaagagttttactgtactgAGTACTCTAAAATGTCACCAGCgcactcacacaggagaaaaaccttattcctgttcagagtgtgggaagagtttttctCTACGTAAGTCTCTAAAGCAACACCAGCgcactcacacaggagagaaaccgtatcattGCTCAATGTGTGGGAAAAGCTTTAATATACTCTCTAATGTCCAAAGACACcatcgcattcacacaggagaaaaacattattcctgttcagagtgtgggaagagtttttctGAACACAGTTCTCTAAAACAACACCAGCgcactcacacaggagagaaaccgcatcagtgttcagagtgtggacaaagttttactgaacagagtAGCCTCAAGAAAC atcagcgcattcacacaggagaaaaaccatATCGGTGCTTAGAGTGTGGAAAGTGTTTTATCAAACAGGATAATCTCCAAGTACATCAGCGCATACACACAGGGGAGAAACCATATCGGTGCTTAGAGTGTGGAAAGTGTTTTAATCAGCAGAGTCATCTCTACAGTCACcatcgcattcacacaggagagaaacgaTATtcttgttcagagtgtgggaagaaatttaaacaaaattgtTCACTAAAAGAGCACCAGCgcactcacacaggagaaaaaccgtactcctgttcagagtgtgggaagagtttttccCAAAACAGACATCTGAAATATCACcagcacactcacacaggagagagaccATATTCCTGCTCAGATTGTGGAAAGAGTTTCGTGAGATTGAAGAATCTCCAAAtccaccagcgcattcacacaggagagaaaccatattacTGTTCAGAttgtggaaagagttttaacCGTCTGTatcatctccaaagacaccatctcactcacacaggcgagagtccctatcagtgctcagagtgtgggatgataTTTACTGAACAGAGGAAACTCAATAAACATCAATGCCTTCACCCAGAACAGAAGCGGGACATCTGCAGCGAGTGTGGGATTACCTTTAGTCATCTGGAGTCAAAAATGCATAAATGCATTAAGAATGAGGTGGAGGCTTGCTGTTGCTGA
- the LOC136701612 gene encoding zinc finger protein 135-like isoform X1, producing MFKSEDIKCEDTEWGSSRSPETSSATLHSYAFAEQSQKTTDKLKTYDCSDCGKSFNRQSNLHRHQRIHTGDKPHCCSECGKSFNQKSNLRIHQRIHTGEKPYRCSTCGKSFNQQNNLRIHLRIHTEEKPYHYSECGNSFNQQDNLKINQCIHTGEKSYRCSKCGKSFNRQSDLQRHLRIHTGENPYRCSACGKSFNQQSNFHRHQRIHTGEKPYQCSECGKRFIDQGSYRNHKRIHTGEKPYSCAECGKSFSHHSSLKEHHHIHTGEKPYQCSECGKCFSHHSSLKEHQRIHTGEKPYSCSECGKSFSQHRYLKDHQRIHTGEKPYSCSECDKHFKRLPNLQTHQRIHTGEKPYYCSDCGKSFTSLSHLQRHHRSHTGEKPYQCIICGKSYIDQSSLKKHQRIHTGEKLYQCSECGPSFTRQRSLKKHQCLHREQKQGTCSECGITLSHLESKVHKCIKKEVETCC from the coding sequence ATGTTTAAATCCGAAGACATTAAATGTGAAGATACAGAGTGGGGAAGCTCCCGATCTCCAGAAACATCATCAGCTACACTCCACAGTTACGCATTTGCTGAACAATCACAGAAAACTACAGACAAACTGAAAACCTATGACTGCTCAGAttgtggaaagagttttaatAGGCAGAGTAACCTCCacagacaccagcgcattcacacaggagataAACCACATTGCTGCTCAGAatgtggaaagagttttaatCAAAAGAGTAACCTCCgaatacaccagcgcattcacacaggagagaaaccgtatcggTGCTCAACatgtggaaagagttttaacCAACAGAATAATCTCCGAATACACCTGCGCATTCACACAgaagagaaaccatatcactaTTCAGAGTGTGGGAACAGTTTTAATCAACAGGATAATCTCAAAATAAACCagtgcattcacacaggagagaaatcCTATCGCTGCTCaaagtgtgggaagagttttaacaGACAGAGTGATCTTCAAAGACATctgcgcattcacacaggagagaaccCCTATCGGTGCTCAGCctgtggaaagagttttaacCAGCAGAGTAATTTTCacagacaccagcgcattcacacaggagagaaaccttatCAATGCTCGGAGTGTGGAAAGAGATTTATTGACCAGGGTTCTTACCGAAATCacaagcgcattcacacaggagagaaaccatattcctGTGCAGAATGCGGCAAGAGCTTTTCTCATCACAGTTCTTTAAAAGAACAccatcacattcacacaggagagaaaccgtatcagtgctcagagtgtgggaagtgtTTTTCTCATCACAGTTCTCTAAaagaacaccagcgcattcacacaggagaaaaaccatattcctgttcagagtgtgggaagagtttttccCAACACAGATATCTGAAAgatcaccagcgcattcacacaggagagaaaccatattcctgttcagagtgtgatAAACACTTTAAGAGATTGCCAAATCTTCAAAcccaccagcgcattcacacaggagagaaaccgtattacTGCTCAGACTGTGGGAAAAGTTTTACCAGTCTGTctcatctccaaagacaccatcgttctcacacaggagagaaaccgtatcagtgcatCATCTGTGGGAAGAGTTATATTGACCAGAGTTCTctaaaaaaacaccagcgcattcacacaggagagaaactgtaTCAGTGCTCTGAGTGTGGGCCAAGTTTTACTAGACAGAGGAGCCTCAAAAAACACCAGTGCCTTCACCGGGAACAGAAACAGGGCACCTGCAGTGAATGTGGTATTACCTTAAGTCATTTGGAGTCAAAGGTTCATAAATGCATTAAGAAAGAGGTGGAGACTTGCTGCTGA